The following coding sequences lie in one Cannabis sativa cultivar Pink pepper isolate KNU-18-1 chromosome 5, ASM2916894v1, whole genome shotgun sequence genomic window:
- the LOC115717854 gene encoding uncharacterized mitochondrial protein AtMg00810-like: MQALGIDYEKTFSLVVNTVRTELRVCSKPISNTTKLSLNDEEPFREPTLYRSIIGAFQYLILTRPNVAFAIKKLIQFLKSPIMLHWEACKKLLRYLKGAISGGLFLKPSVVMTIESYSDDDWASCFDDRRLTGGYVVYLGDNLIS, translated from the exons ATGCAGGCTCTAGGTATTGACTATGAGAAGACATTTTCTTTAGTAGTTAATACAGTCAGAACT GAGCTAAGAGTTTGCTCTAAACCTATTAGCAATACAACAAAACTGTCCTTAAATGATGAAGAACCATTTAGAGAACCTACTTTGTACAGAAGCATAATTGGGGCTTTCCAATATCTTATTCTTACCAGACCAAATGTTGCCTTCGCTATCAAAAAACTGATTCAATTTCTCAAATCTCCAATAATGTTACATTGGGAAGCATGCAAGAAGTTGCTGAGATATCTCAAAGGCGCTATCTCTGGTGGATTGTTCCTAAAACCTTCTGTCGTCATGACTATAGAAAGCTACTCTGATGATGACTGGGCTAGTTGTTTTGATGATAGAAGATTAACAGGAGGATATGTGGTGTATTTAGGTGATAATCTAATCTCATAA